The nucleotide sequence TAGATTTTCAAGTGCGGTTTTTTCAGGTAAAAATAAATTTCCTATCAAGTGCCGAGTTTACGTCAGTCAAATCAAAAAGAAGGTGATCATTTGTTATCTATATCAGGCTTAAATAAGTCTTACACTGTTGCAGACCAAACATTTAACGTACTAAAAGATGTTTCATTCCAGGTAAAGTCCGGTGAGTTCGTTGCTGTTATCGGCCCTTCCGGTTCAGGCAAATCTACATTACTCGCAGTTTCGGCAGGATTAGACAAAGCTGATTCAGGAACAGTGCTTTTAGATGGAATATCTCTATTTGAAAAGACTGAAGATGAATTGGCAAAGATCAGAGGAGAACAAATCGGCTTTGTATTCCAAAATTTTCAACTGATTAAGACGTTAAACGCTTTGGAAAACGTTTCCCTTCCTCTTGCTTTGACGACAAACCTTCCGGAAAAAGTGATACATGAAAAAGCGATGTATTGGTTGGAGAAGGTAGGCATCGCACACAGAGCATACAACTTTCCGAGCCAACTCTCTGGCGGAGAAGAACAAAGAGTAGCGATAGCACGTTCCTTTATACACGAACCTAAACTTCTTTTTGCCGACGAACCTACCGCGAACTTAGATAAGAAGAATGGAGAGAATATCATGTCTCTTCTTAAACAACTCAATAGAGATCGAAAATCCACTTTATTAGTTGTTACTCATGATCCGAAAGTAGCGTCAATGGCGGATAGGATCTTAGAAATGAGAGATGGAGTGATCTTAAACGGAACAAAATCCAAAGTGGGCGTTAAAAAGAAAGTATCTAGGAAGAAAAAATGAATATCAGATTCTTTTTAAGGGTAATGTTCCGGGAGATTTTTTCCAAAAAGACTTCTTCCTTGCAGATCATTCTGGCAATCACGATCGGAACAGGCGCTGTTCTTGCAGTTCACTCATATAGGGACCAATTTACGGCTTCTATCATAAAAGAGGCTAAAAACATTATGGGTTCGGATCTTGTTGTTACGAGCCCTACTCCATTAAATTCCGAACAAACAGCGTTTCTTTTGAAGGAATTGCCAAAAGGAAGCAAATTATCGCAATTAGTGCAGTTCCCTTCCATGATCCGAAACCCTGATTCCCAGGATTCCAGTCTTTCCTTGATCAAGGCAATCCAAGGAGAATATCCGTATTTTGGAGAAATAGAAACGGAACCAAAAGGCCTTTTTCGCAAACTAAAACCAGGAGAAATACTCTTAGAAAGCGGGCTGATCAAAAACTTAAAACTTAAAGTAGGTTCCAAGGTTCAATTAGGAGAAAGTAATTTTGTCCTAAGAGGAAGTATCTTAAAAGAACCGGGAATGGCAGGAAACTTCCTCTCCATGGCTCCAAGCTCCATCATTCGAAAAGAATCTTTGGCCGAAACAGGTCTGGAACAGAGAGGTTCGCGTATAAGTTACCAGGTCCCGATCCTTCTTCCTATCGGAACAGACGCAAACGTATTCAAAAAAAGTAAATTTTCCGAATTCGCCAAGAATGATCTGATCTTATTCGAAAGTACGGAAGCAAATTCAGGATCTCAAAAATTCCTTACAAACACATTGGATTTCTTTTCTTTATTGGCATTATGCGCATTCTTCCTGGGAGGGATCTCCATCCTTCTTACAAGCAGGGCTGTCGTAAGAGCTAAATCGAACACATTCGCGATCTATAAATGTTTAGGGGCCGGACCGAATTTGGTTTTAGGTCTTGTACTTTCGGAACTTTTAATACTATCCACGATAGGAGCCGTATTCGGATTTTTATTCGGAAGCTTTTTACAAACTCAGATCCCGAATATGGCGGATAAGGAATTTCTTTTCGAACCTAAGCTCGTTCCGGATCTAAAAGCGTTTTTCTGGGCATTCGTTTTAGCTTGGGTAGTTCCGTTAGTTTCCGCTTGGGAAAGTCTCTCTGCTACTCGAAATTTAAGTCCGATGTACGCACTTAAATCGGATTTTGCAAATGAACTTTCTTCCGTACCCAAACTAAAATTAAAACAGTCCGTTTCTTTTTTTGCTGTATTCGGATTATTTTTCATACTCGCTTGGTGGGAAACGGGAGACTGGATCAAAGGATTGATCTTATGTGCAACTCTTCTTTTCTTACCCGTGGTTGTTTATCTCGGAATTTTAGGAATTCGTTTTGTGATCCGGTTTTTACTACAAAGATCCGAATTTTCCGCAAGTGTAAGAATGGCATTACGAAAACTAGATAGACCTAGAACGGGACTCTCTTGGGTTTCAGTCGGACTTGGTTCTTCCGTTTTCGTTCTATTGCTCAGTATTTTTTTAAGCGATAGTTTATTGGAATACAGCGGAGCAAAGGACAAGGAAAGAAGACCGAATATGTTCGTGTTGGATATACGACCGGAACAACTGGAAAGTTTCCAACAAACGGCGGAAAAGTATAATGTGGAAAAACTTTTAACTTCACCGGTGATCGGAGCAAGACTCACACGAGTGAACGGTGAACTCGTTAAAAAGGAAGATATGGAACTTTCCGCTCTCAGAAGAGATTGGAGATCCACGGCAAGGACCAGAGAATATTTCTTATCTTATAGAGAAAATGTATATCCGACTGAAAAGGTCACTGACGGAGATTTTTGGAGAAAAGGAGAAGAAGACCAAATCTCCGTCGAAAAAGAATTTTCCAAAAACTTAAAAGTGGACTTAGGAGATAAACTTTCTTTCTCGATTGGCGGGGTAGAAGTCACCGGAACCATCCGGAATTTCAGGACAGTCAACTGGTCGGACATGAGGCCGAACTTCGTAATCCTATTTTCAAAAGGGATCTTGGAAAAAGCTCCTAAATTCTATTTAAGTTCGTTTTTGCTAGAATCTTCGGACTCTAGATATTCTCTCCAAAAAGAATTATCAAATGAATTTCCGAATCTCACCATTGTAGACACGGAAAAGGCGGTCCAATCCTTCTTAGGGATTTTAGAAAAGATGTCCTTTGCCATCCGTTGGATGACCGGGCTTATCGTTTTGTCTTCTCTACTGTTGATACTTTCTTCTTTGGAACTGAGTAGAAAGGAAAGATTGGAAGAAACTTCCCTTCTCAGGATCATCGGCGGGACTAAAACCTTTTTACGAAAATACTTTCTAGCGGAATCATTACTTCTCGCGAATCTTTCTTTCGTATTGGCGTTCGTTTTAGTTTGGGGAGTTTCTTCCTACATGTCGGAAATGATTTTCGAGATACAAGCAAGTGTTCCTTGGTTGGAGATAGGGATCTTTTATGTTTCTCTGAACTTGGCGGTTGTAGGAATGTATTTCGGAACCTTACGGAACGAATGGAAAAGAAGTCCGACTCTATATCTGAAGGAAGTGTAAGTTAGCCGAACCGATGCTGGCAGAATTTAAAAAGAGCGGACGCCCGAATAAATCTGGATGATGAAATGTTATTTTGTGCGAGTCATGCGGGCAAGAAGATCTTCCGGTTTCGGATCGAATTTCGCGGAACAAACCTTATAATTCGAAGCGGTCGGGCAGGCCGCGGTTCCGGTGATCTTACATCCTTTGTTCTCGCAACGTTTCCTTGTATCGAAAGAATCAGATCCGGAAAATCTACAATAATCCCTACAAGCGTCTGAACTATTTACGGAACAAAGATAACAACCGTCAGCGGACAATCCTTTTGTAAAACCAACGTAACCTAAAAAGAATATGATAGAAAGTGAATATAATATCTTTTTCAAATAAAACTCCTTAACCTTAGATCCCGATTGTAAGATATCGCATTGGGAACCTGGCTTTTATTTACTTATGGAGGTGTCCGACTTCTTCTCCACCTTATCTTCTAGAAACTCCGCAAATTCTATCTGACCTTGGATAAAATTCAAATTATAACGGCTTTCGTACAGTAAAAGACTGCTCGCAATAAACAAGAAAATCCCGCCTATCAAAGCTAGTCCTGTGGCTACCCAAGATGCGGAACTAGATATAGCAACTATAATCCCCAAACTCAGACTGGAAGATACAAAAAACAAAGTCGCTGTATAAAGAGCTGCCATAGACCTTTGGATCAAATTCGCTCTTTTCTTTTGAACTTTTAATTGTCTTCTGAGATAGGCAAGTCTCTCTTCCGGAAAAGAAAGTTTTCCGTCCACGACTCCTTCTATCTCGTTTTTCAGTAAATTCACACGATCGAATATTCTACCCAATCGATTTGCGGTAGAAAAGATCAAACTCGCGGTTGCCGAAATCAAAACGGCCGGAGCGATCATACCTGCTAAAATTTCCGTTCCGGTCAAAGCAGAGAGCATAATCCTAGTTCAGCATCGGATCTTTTGTGTGTTCCACAAAATACTTATACAATCCGCCTTTACTCTTTAAGGCTTCTTGCCAAGTTGCTTCCGGATCTTCCGTAAAGATCCACTCTGCATTCGGATCGTGAACAACCCAAGATTTACGCTCCATTTCTCCTTCTAGTTGAGAAGCTCCCCAGCCGGAATATCCTTGGTATACGTTAAACTTCGTTTTATCAGGATGTTCTAATAGTTCCACCAAAGCTTCGAAACTTCTGGCTAAAAACACACCTGGAATAACTTCGATCCCCGGTTGTTTCAACTTAGGATTATCGTGAAGGATAGAGACAAATGTAGGATCCACAGGGCCGCCGGAATAGATCGGATAAGAACCGTCTATGCCCTCCGGGATTCCTTGGATCACATCGCTTAGGGCAACATCCATCTTTTTATTCAACACAAGACCGAACGCACCTGCATGATCATGTTCGACCATGAGGATCACGGTACGATTGAAATAATCCGTTACGATGGATGAATTAGAAATTAATACTTTTCCGCCAAATCCGTTTTCCATACAACCCGATCAGTTTTTATGTATCTCACTCAAAATTTTGTAGGCGATCTCCAAGGTTTGGATATCGGATCTTCCATCCACTAAAGGTTCCGTTTCTTTCAGGATACATTTTACAAAATGTTCATGTTCCTGTTTTAAAGGGTTGTCCTTGTGAACAAAGATCTTTTCTACGATGGATTCTTGGCGATACTTGATCTCTCCGGTCCTGAGTAGAATGTCCGAAGTTGCTTGTCGATGAAGCTCGATCTCTTGATCGCTAAAATCCAATGTTATGTACACGTCTTTTTGTGTGATATTCAGGGTCCGAATTTTTGATTGTGTATTTCTGCTCGCGGAAATATTTGCTATCGCGCCATTCTCAAAATGAAGAATAACGGCAGCAATATCTTCGTGACCGGAAACCACTTTGGTCCCCACTGCACTTAGATATTT is from Leptospira sp. WS58.C1 and encodes:
- a CDS encoding ABC transporter ATP-binding protein → MLSISGLNKSYTVADQTFNVLKDVSFQVKSGEFVAVIGPSGSGKSTLLAVSAGLDKADSGTVLLDGISLFEKTEDELAKIRGEQIGFVFQNFQLIKTLNALENVSLPLALTTNLPEKVIHEKAMYWLEKVGIAHRAYNFPSQLSGGEEQRVAIARSFIHEPKLLFADEPTANLDKKNGENIMSLLKQLNRDRKSTLLVVTHDPKVASMADRILEMRDGVILNGTKSKVGVKKKVSRKKK
- a CDS encoding ABC transporter permease — translated: MNIRFFLRVMFREIFSKKTSSLQIILAITIGTGAVLAVHSYRDQFTASIIKEAKNIMGSDLVVTSPTPLNSEQTAFLLKELPKGSKLSQLVQFPSMIRNPDSQDSSLSLIKAIQGEYPYFGEIETEPKGLFRKLKPGEILLESGLIKNLKLKVGSKVQLGESNFVLRGSILKEPGMAGNFLSMAPSSIIRKESLAETGLEQRGSRISYQVPILLPIGTDANVFKKSKFSEFAKNDLILFESTEANSGSQKFLTNTLDFFSLLALCAFFLGGISILLTSRAVVRAKSNTFAIYKCLGAGPNLVLGLVLSELLILSTIGAVFGFLFGSFLQTQIPNMADKEFLFEPKLVPDLKAFFWAFVLAWVVPLVSAWESLSATRNLSPMYALKSDFANELSSVPKLKLKQSVSFFAVFGLFFILAWWETGDWIKGLILCATLLFLPVVVYLGILGIRFVIRFLLQRSEFSASVRMALRKLDRPRTGLSWVSVGLGSSVFVLLLSIFLSDSLLEYSGAKDKERRPNMFVLDIRPEQLESFQQTAEKYNVEKLLTSPVIGARLTRVNGELVKKEDMELSALRRDWRSTARTREYFLSYRENVYPTEKVTDGDFWRKGEEDQISVEKEFSKNLKVDLGDKLSFSIGGVEVTGTIRNFRTVNWSDMRPNFVILFSKGILEKAPKFYLSSFLLESSDSRYSLQKELSNEFPNLTIVDTEKAVQSFLGILEKMSFAIRWMTGLIVLSSLLLILSSLELSRKERLEETSLLRIIGGTKTFLRKYFLAESLLLANLSFVLAFVLVWGVSSYMSEMIFEIQASVPWLEIGIFYVSLNLAVVGMYFGTLRNEWKRSPTLYLKEV
- a CDS encoding DUF2721 domain-containing protein, giving the protein MLSALTGTEILAGMIAPAVLISATASLIFSTANRLGRIFDRVNLLKNEIEGVVDGKLSFPEERLAYLRRQLKVQKKRANLIQRSMAALYTATLFFVSSSLSLGIIVAISSSASWVATGLALIGGIFLFIASSLLLYESRYNLNFIQGQIEFAEFLEDKVEKKSDTSISK
- a CDS encoding YqgE/AlgH family protein: MENGFGGKVLISNSSIVTDYFNRTVILMVEHDHAGAFGLVLNKKMDVALSDVIQGIPEGIDGSYPIYSGGPVDPTFVSILHDNPKLKQPGIEVIPGVFLARSFEALVELLEHPDKTKFNVYQGYSGWGASQLEGEMERKSWVVHDPNAEWIFTEDPEATWQEALKSKGGLYKYFVEHTKDPMLN